The Arachis duranensis cultivar V14167 chromosome 2, aradu.V14167.gnm2.J7QH, whole genome shotgun sequence genome has a window encoding:
- the LOC110278229 gene encoding uncharacterized protein LOC110278229: protein MIHCPCPLCGFQFFQTREAEYDHLLMKLFPPNYTFSLHHGERIVDERPSGREELDPTINSGDQMRDMIHDAFNLPGLQSKDDNSMDGHAGGVSDELPYLSDEPSHEARAFQDLLKDGERELYPGCSRFLKLSFLVKLYHIKCMCGVSNKDFELILELLEDAFEHAQIPKTLRDAKRIIRKLGIEYKKIDACPNDCILYQGSDHDLSRCKRCGASRWKQKTRKNSVVRINAVVKKNGKPQAAKVLRYFPLIPRLQRLFMSSKTAVDMLWHKRGTNYDSFLRHPRDGEGWKVSDMSYTNFSGDPRSVRLALASDSFNPYGNLISKYSIWPPLIDELKQLWAGVDTYDASENKTFKMRAVLMCTISDFPGLGNLSGWNTYGGRACPTCNLDAETMQLTFSQKWCYIGHQCFLNHDHRYRQDRIRFDGKIEDRSPPTKLTGRDVLRQLEGVPVSQGKVQVVGGKRRRCQ from the exons ATGATACATTGTCCATGTCCTTTGTGTGGGTTCCAGTTTTTCCAAACTAGAGAAGCTGAATATGATCATCTTCTGATGAAACTATTTCCCCCTAACTATACCTTTTCGTTACATCACGGTGAGAGGATCGTAGATGAGAGACCCAGCGGTAGGGAAGAACTAGATCCCACTATAAATTCAGGAGATCAAATGCGTGACATGATCCATGACGCATTCAATTTGCCAGGACTGCAGAGTAAGGATGACAATTCCATGGATGGGCATGCTGGAGGCGTTTCGGATGAGTTACCGTACTTATCTGATGAACCTAGTCACGAGGCTCGTGCCTTTCAAGACTTGCTTAAGGACGGCGAGCGGGAATTATATCCGGGATGTTCAAGATTCTTGAAGTTGTCTTTCCTGGTGAAGCTGTACCATATAAAGTGCATGTGCGGAGTGAGCAACAAGGATTTCGAATTGATTCTAGAGCTATTGGAGGATGCCTTTGAGCATGCACAGATTCCGAAGACCTTGCGCGATGCCAAGAGGATCATAAGGAAGCTGGGTATTGAGTACAAGAAGATAGATGCATGTCCGAATGACTGCATACTATACCAGGGTTCTGACCACGACCTGTCTAGATGCAAACGGTGTGGAGCATCCAGGTGGAAGCAGAAGACCAGGAAGAATTCTGTAGTAAGGATTAACGCCGTTGTCAAGAAGAATGGTAAACCTCAGGCGGCGAAAGTTCTTCGTTATTTTCCTTTGATTCCACGGTTGCAGCGGTTATTCATGTCCAGCAAGACAGCTGTGGACATGTTGTGGCACAAGAGAGGCACCAACTATGACAGTTTCTTGAGGCATCCCAGAGATGGAGAGGGTTGGAAAGTATCTGACATGAGTTATACTAACTTTTCTGGCGATCCGCGCAGTGTTCGCTTAGCCTTGGCCAGTGATAGCTTCAATCCTTATGGAAACCTCATTTCAAAGTACTCAATATGGCCA CCCCTGATCgatgagttgaagcagttgtgGGCCGGTGTTGATACCTACGACGCTAGTGAGAATAAAACATTCAAGATGCGTGCTGTGTTGATGTGTACTATCAGCGATTTTCCTGGCTTAGGCAATTTATCTGGTTGGAATACGTACGGCGGGAGAGCCTGCCCCACGTGTAACTTGGACGCCGAGACTATGCAACTCACCTTCAGTCAGAAATGGTGTTATATCGGTCATCAGTGCTTCTTGAATCACGATCACAGATATAGACAAGACCGGATTAGATTTGATGGTAAAATAGAGGATAGATCTCCACCTACCAAATTGACTGGCAGGGATGTCCTGAGACAACTAGAGGGTGTGCCCGTCTCACAGGGCAAGGTGCAAGTGGTGGGCGGTAAAAGAAGACGTTGCCAGTAG